The following proteins come from a genomic window of Streptomyces sp. NBC_00539:
- a CDS encoding SCO1664 family protein: MSPPERLPAPGVSAVNPTEELLARGELTVRGRIAEASNAVLLCTVTYEGVSAECVYKPVKGERPLWDFPDGSLAQRERAAYLVSEATGWGLVPETVLREGPYGEGMVQRWIDAGDAPEPELLALVEGEEAGEGWKPVALAEVGQGRTALLVHADDPRLRRLAVLDAVINNADRKGGHLLPAPDGRLYGIDHGVTFHAEDKLRTLLWGWAGEPLTDEARTVLTTLASQLAGGGPLATRLADLITAAELAAVRARVALLLREGTHPRPSGQWPAIPWPPV; encoded by the coding sequence GTGTCCCCGCCAGAACGGCTACCGGCGCCAGGCGTGAGCGCAGTGAACCCCACCGAGGAACTTCTCGCCAGAGGTGAGCTGACCGTCCGGGGCCGCATCGCCGAGGCCTCCAACGCCGTCCTGCTGTGCACGGTGACGTACGAGGGCGTCAGCGCCGAATGCGTCTACAAGCCCGTCAAGGGCGAGCGGCCGCTGTGGGACTTCCCCGACGGCAGCCTCGCGCAACGCGAGCGCGCCGCCTACCTGGTCTCCGAGGCCACCGGCTGGGGCCTCGTACCGGAGACGGTGCTGCGCGAAGGCCCGTACGGCGAGGGGATGGTCCAGCGGTGGATCGACGCCGGTGACGCGCCCGAGCCGGAGCTGCTGGCGCTCGTCGAGGGCGAGGAGGCCGGGGAAGGCTGGAAGCCGGTCGCCCTTGCCGAAGTGGGGCAGGGACGCACCGCGCTGCTCGTGCACGCCGACGACCCGAGGCTGCGCCGCCTCGCCGTCCTGGACGCCGTCATCAACAACGCCGACCGCAAGGGCGGCCACCTGCTGCCCGCCCCCGACGGCCGGCTCTACGGCATCGACCACGGCGTGACCTTCCACGCCGAGGACAAGCTGCGCACCCTGCTGTGGGGCTGGGCGGGCGAGCCCCTGACGGACGAGGCCCGCACCGTCTTGACCACCCTCGCCTCCCAGCTGGCCGGCGGGGGGCCCCTCGCCACCCGGCTGGCGGATCTGATCACCGCCGCCGAGCTGGCGGCCGTACGGGCCCGCGTGGCCCTCCTGCTGCGCGAAGGAACGCATCCCCGGCCCTCGGGGCAGTGGCCCGCCATCCCCTGGCCACCGGTCTGA
- the corA gene encoding magnesium/cobalt transporter CorA, producing MPRVIVDCAMYRDGRRSEAPEDFSDALAEARATGDAFLWIGMYEPTEEEFEHVSQEFGLHRLAVEDALTAHQRPKLEVYDDSLFVVLKPVVYDDDTDTVTTGELMVFIGDSFVVTVRHGEGAALAAVRRRLEQDPEVLRHGPTAVLYAVSDAVVDHYIEVAAELQVDLEELEAEVFAPNATDSRNTKSTAARIYGFKRQVLEFRRATSPLLQPMDRLAFGDVPFVHERSQPFFRDVADHLTKANEYIEGLDRLLSDALSAHLAQMGVRQNDDMRKISAWAAMAAVPTMVAGIYGMNFDHMPELRQSWGYPAVLVVMAAACIGLHRLFKSRGWL from the coding sequence ATGCCCCGCGTGATAGTCGACTGCGCGATGTACCGGGACGGCCGCCGCTCCGAGGCCCCCGAGGATTTCTCGGATGCCCTCGCCGAGGCGCGGGCGACGGGTGACGCCTTCTTGTGGATCGGGATGTACGAGCCCACGGAGGAGGAATTCGAGCACGTCAGCCAGGAGTTCGGGCTGCACAGACTGGCGGTGGAGGACGCGCTGACCGCGCACCAGCGCCCCAAGCTGGAGGTCTACGACGATTCGCTGTTCGTCGTCCTCAAGCCGGTCGTGTACGACGACGACACCGACACGGTGACGACGGGCGAGCTGATGGTCTTCATCGGCGACTCCTTCGTGGTCACCGTCCGGCACGGCGAGGGCGCCGCGCTGGCCGCCGTACGCCGGCGCCTGGAGCAGGACCCGGAGGTGCTGCGGCACGGGCCGACGGCAGTGCTCTACGCGGTGTCGGACGCGGTGGTGGACCACTACATCGAGGTCGCGGCGGAGCTGCAGGTGGACTTGGAGGAGCTGGAGGCCGAGGTGTTCGCCCCGAACGCCACGGACAGCCGGAACACGAAGAGCACGGCCGCCCGGATCTACGGTTTCAAGCGGCAGGTGCTGGAGTTCCGCCGGGCCACGAGCCCGCTGCTCCAGCCGATGGACCGGCTGGCCTTCGGGGACGTGCCGTTCGTGCACGAGCGCTCCCAGCCCTTCTTCCGCGACGTCGCCGACCACCTGACCAAGGCGAACGAGTACATCGAGGGGCTGGACCGGCTGCTGTCGGACGCGCTGTCGGCGCACCTGGCGCAGATGGGCGTCCGGCAGAACGACGACATGCGCAAGATCTCCGCCTGGGCGGCGATGGCGGCCGTCCCCACGATGGTGGCGGGGATCTACGGGATGAACTTCGACCACATGCCGGAGCTCAGGCAGAGCTGGGGCTACCCGGCGGTCCTGGTGGTCATGGCGGCCGCCTGCATCGGCCTGCACCGGCTGTTCAAGAGCCGCGGCTGGCTGTAG
- a CDS encoding DUF3090 domain-containing protein: MPRQVFLYDPPDRFVAGTVGLPGRRTFFLQASSGTRVTSVSLEKTQVAALAERMDELLDEVVRRTGGNAPVPAVASTEAADTAPLDVPVEEEFRVGTMALAWDGEEQRMIVEAQALVELDADSDEDLAEAEERLLQDEENGPPMLRVRLSGAQARAFAKRALDVVNAGRPPCPLCSLPLDPEGHVCPRQNGYRRQA; the protein is encoded by the coding sequence GTGCCCCGTCAGGTGTTCCTTTACGACCCGCCGGACCGCTTCGTGGCCGGCACGGTCGGTCTGCCTGGACGCCGTACGTTCTTCCTCCAGGCCTCCTCCGGGACCCGCGTCACCAGCGTCTCCCTGGAGAAGACGCAGGTCGCCGCGCTCGCCGAGCGGATGGACGAACTGCTGGACGAGGTCGTACGGCGCACCGGCGGCAACGCCCCCGTCCCGGCCGTCGCCTCCACCGAGGCCGCCGACACCGCCCCTCTCGACGTACCCGTCGAGGAGGAGTTCCGCGTCGGCACGATGGCCCTGGCCTGGGACGGCGAGGAACAGCGGATGATCGTCGAGGCGCAGGCGCTCGTCGAACTCGACGCCGACTCCGACGAGGACCTCGCGGAAGCGGAGGAGCGCCTCCTGCAGGACGAGGAGAACGGCCCGCCGATGCTGCGCGTGCGCCTCTCCGGCGCCCAGGCCCGCGCCTTCGCCAAACGCGCCCTCGACGTGGTCAACGCCGGCCGGCCGCCGTGCCCGCTGTGCAGCCTGCCGCTCGACCCCGAAGGCCACGTGTGTCCCCGCCAGAACGGCTACCGGCGCCAGGCGTGA
- a CDS encoding histidine phosphatase family protein — MATLILVRHGRSTANTAGLLAGWTPGVSLDERGAEQAAALPGRLDGVPLAAAVSSPLQRCQETLAPLLAARPGLNLHTDERIGECHYGDWSGRKLSELADEPLMKIVQQHPSAAAFPGGETMRAMQARAVDAVREWNARIDEEHGADAVYLMCSHGDIIKSLVADALGMHLDLFQRIHVDPCSVTAIRYTQTRPFLFRLGDTGDFAGLVPRKSPEDGGDAVVGGGAGAA, encoded by the coding sequence ATGGCCACGCTGATCCTCGTACGGCACGGGCGGTCCACCGCCAACACCGCGGGCTTGCTCGCCGGATGGACCCCGGGGGTGAGCCTTGACGAACGCGGCGCCGAACAGGCCGCCGCACTGCCCGGACGCCTCGACGGGGTACCGCTCGCCGCCGCCGTCAGCAGCCCGCTGCAACGCTGCCAGGAGACCCTCGCCCCGCTGCTGGCGGCCCGCCCCGGGCTGAACCTGCACACCGACGAGCGGATCGGCGAATGCCACTACGGCGACTGGTCCGGCCGCAAACTCTCCGAACTCGCCGACGAACCCCTGATGAAGATCGTCCAGCAGCACCCCTCCGCCGCGGCCTTCCCCGGCGGCGAGACCATGCGCGCCATGCAGGCCCGCGCCGTGGACGCCGTACGGGAGTGGAACGCGCGGATCGACGAGGAGCACGGCGCCGACGCCGTCTACCTCATGTGCTCGCACGGCGACATCATCAAGTCCCTTGTCGCGGACGCCCTCGGCATGCACCTCGACCTCTTCCAGCGGATCCATGTCGACCCCTGTTCCGTCACCGCCATCCGCTACACGCAGACCCGCCCGTTCCTGTTCCGCCTCGGCGACACCGGGGACTTCGCGGGCCTCGTGCCGCGCAAATCGCCCGAAGACGGCGGGGACGCCGTCGTGGGCGGTGGTGCGGGCGCGGCCTGA